Proteins from one Cryptomeria japonica chromosome 4, Sugi_1.0, whole genome shotgun sequence genomic window:
- the LOC131874864 gene encoding caffeic acid 3-O-methyltransferase 1-like — translation MASVESSMEAHLHLYEIFLTAAKPMALQAAILVNIPDIIGSENQLSVEEIGSHICASTNKPVHIDCLSRIMTLLASIGVFTEETTADNRGIPQLKYGPTGLSQLLANSEPQESCAPTLLFLNQNIVRQGYQYLHDTFIDGCQPFTGMSIFEYNSKNPEANRILNEAMTAQTSSVMASVLKAHDAVIDGMSIFEYNRCHGK, via the coding sequence ATGGCTTCCGTAGAGTCTTCCATGGAGGCACATCTCCACCTCTATGAAATATTTCTTACAGCAGCCAAGCCCATGGCCCTTCAAGCAGCTATCTTGGTTAACATTCCTGACATTATTGGTAGTGAAAATCAGCTCTCCGTGGAGGAAATTGGTTCCCATATTTGTgcttccacaaacaaacctgtccACATAGACTGCCTCTCTAGAATCATGACACTTCTGGCTTCCATTGGAGTCTTTACTGAAGAGACCACAGCAGATAACAGAGGCATTCCTCAATTAAAATATGGCCCAACTGGCCTCTCTCAATTGCTGGCAAATAGTGAGCCGCAAGAATCCTGTGCGCCCACTCTATTGTTCTTGAATCAAAATATTGTGAGACAAGGTTATCAGTATCTTCATGATACTTTCATAGATGGCTGCCAACCATTTACTGGCATGAGCATTTTCGAGTACAATAGCAAGAATCCTGAGGCAAATAGAATTTTGAACGAGGCCATGACTGCTCAGACAAGCTCTGTAATGGCATCTGTGTTGAAGGCGCATGATGCTGTCATAGATGGCATGAGCATTTTCGAGTACAATAGATGTCATGGCAAATAG